A genomic segment from Nocardiopsis sp. Huas11 encodes:
- a CDS encoding cobyrinate a,c-diamide synthase, with protein sequence MVTSPGGSDADSPGGPATGSPGGSPGSTDRPAASALPRLMVAAPMTGQGKTTVATGLMAALRAAGHVVSGHKVGPDYIDPGYHALATGRPGRNLDPHLVGEDRVAPLLLHGARGADVAVVEGVMGLHDGRLGTDGFASSAHVATLTRTPVVLVVDVSRMSRSVGALVAGMADYDPAVEVAGVILNQAGSARNVAEIIRSVRLPVFGVVHRDEALATPSRHLGLVPAAERAESAQVVERLGEHIARQVDLDALLGVARSAPDLDAVPWTPQREAARMTAPVSASAPGRARDVRRPVVAMAGGRAFTFRYTETEELLTAAGCEVVGFDPLTDTELPAGTAGIYLGGGFPEVYAKRLAANRSLAKDLGDAVRDGVPTVAECAGLLYLAESLDDAPMAGAVPAHARMSERLTLRYPEAVSPGDTLVTRAGEKVTGHEFHRTRLSPGAGDHPAWEVDGTPEGFASPTLHASYLHVHWAGHPRIAARFVAAVRARA encoded by the coding sequence ATGGTGACCTCCCCCGGCGGGTCCGACGCGGACTCTCCTGGAGGGCCCGCCACGGGTTCCCCCGGTGGGTCTCCCGGGTCCACCGACCGGCCGGCGGCCTCGGCTCTGCCCCGGCTGATGGTCGCCGCGCCCATGACCGGGCAGGGCAAGACGACGGTGGCGACCGGGCTGATGGCCGCGCTGCGCGCCGCCGGGCACGTGGTGAGCGGCCACAAAGTGGGCCCCGACTACATCGACCCCGGCTATCACGCCCTGGCGACCGGTCGCCCCGGCCGCAACCTCGACCCCCACCTGGTGGGCGAGGACCGGGTCGCGCCGCTGCTCCTGCACGGGGCGCGGGGCGCGGACGTCGCCGTCGTCGAAGGTGTGATGGGCCTGCACGACGGGCGGCTCGGCACCGACGGGTTCGCCTCTTCGGCGCACGTGGCGACCCTGACCCGGACGCCGGTGGTACTGGTGGTGGACGTGTCCCGGATGTCCCGGTCGGTGGGCGCGCTGGTGGCGGGCATGGCGGACTACGACCCCGCCGTCGAGGTGGCGGGGGTGATCCTCAACCAGGCGGGCTCCGCCCGCAACGTCGCCGAGATCATCCGGTCGGTCCGTCTGCCCGTGTTCGGTGTCGTCCACCGCGACGAAGCCCTCGCGACCCCGTCGCGTCATCTCGGGCTCGTCCCGGCGGCGGAACGGGCGGAGTCGGCGCAGGTGGTCGAGCGGCTCGGCGAGCACATCGCGCGGCAGGTGGATCTGGACGCCCTGCTCGGCGTGGCCCGCTCAGCGCCGGACCTGGACGCCGTGCCCTGGACGCCGCAACGGGAGGCGGCGCGGATGACGGCGCCGGTGTCGGCATCGGCCCCGGGCCGTGCCCGGGACGTCCGGCGGCCGGTGGTCGCGATGGCGGGCGGCCGGGCCTTCACGTTCCGCTACACGGAGACGGAGGAGCTGCTCACGGCCGCAGGGTGCGAGGTCGTCGGCTTCGATCCGCTCACCGACACCGAACTGCCCGCCGGCACCGCGGGGATCTACCTCGGCGGCGGGTTCCCCGAGGTGTACGCGAAGCGGCTCGCCGCGAACCGGAGCCTGGCGAAGGACCTGGGGGACGCGGTGCGGGACGGGGTGCCGACCGTCGCCGAGTGCGCCGGGCTGCTCTACCTCGCCGAGTCGCTCGACGACGCGCCCATGGCCGGGGCCGTCCCCGCGCACGCCCGGATGTCGGAGCGGCTCACCCTGCGCTACCCGGAGGCGGTCTCCCCCGGGGACACCCTGGTGACCCGGGCCGGGGAGAAGGTCACCGGGCACGAGTTCCATCGCACCCGGCTCTCCCCCGGCGCCGGTGACCACCCGGCCTGGGAGGTCGACGGCACGCCCGAGGGCTTCGCCTCGCCGACGCTGCACGCGTCCTACCTGCACGTCCACTGGGCCGGACACCCCCGGATCGCCGCCCGCTTCGTGGCCGCCGTCCGCGCCCGAGCCTGA
- the cobO gene encoding cob(I)yrinic acid a,c-diamide adenosyltransferase has protein sequence MPQGQPLVVPDDGLTTRQRRNQPLLAVHTGDGKGKSTAAFGLALRGWNQGWRIGVFQFVKSAKWRIGEQTVLERLGTLHEETGEGGPVEWHKMGSGWSWIRRKDDTEDHAAAAVEGWAEIKRRLAAQTHDLLILDEFTYPIAWGWIDADDVVAALRDRPGRQHVVITGRRADPRLLEAADLVTEMTKVKHPMDAGRKGQRGIEW, from the coding sequence ATGCCTCAGGGACAACCGCTCGTCGTCCCCGACGACGGGCTCACGACGCGGCAGCGCCGCAACCAGCCGCTGCTCGCCGTCCACACCGGCGACGGGAAGGGCAAGTCGACCGCCGCGTTCGGGCTCGCCCTGCGCGGGTGGAACCAGGGCTGGCGGATCGGCGTGTTCCAGTTCGTCAAGTCGGCGAAGTGGCGCATCGGCGAGCAGACCGTGCTGGAACGTCTGGGGACGCTGCACGAGGAGACCGGCGAGGGCGGTCCCGTCGAGTGGCACAAGATGGGTTCGGGCTGGTCGTGGATCCGCCGCAAGGACGACACCGAGGACCACGCGGCGGCCGCGGTGGAGGGCTGGGCGGAGATCAAGCGCCGGCTCGCCGCCCAGACGCACGACCTGCTCATCCTGGACGAGTTCACCTACCCGATCGCCTGGGGCTGGATCGACGCCGACGACGTCGTGGCGGCTCTGCGGGACCGTCCGGGCCGCCAGCACGTGGTGATCACCGGACGCCGCGCCGATCCGCGGCTGCTGGAGGCCGCCGACCTCGTCACGGAGATGACCAAGGTGAAGCACCCGATGGACGCCGGGAGGAAGGGCCAGCGAGGGATCGAATGGTGA